Proteins from a genomic interval of Pectinophora gossypiella chromosome 4, ilPecGoss1.1, whole genome shotgun sequence:
- the LOC126382359 gene encoding tyrosine-protein phosphatase corkscrew, with protein MITRRWFHPSLNGVDAEKLLMESGRDGYFLARPSMSNKGDFTLSVRRGNEVTHIKIQNNGEFLDLYGGEKFATLSELVQYYRDNHGHLREKNGNIIRLETPLNCADPTTERWYHGQLTAKEAEKMMLENGKNGSFLVRESQRQPGDFVLSVRTRDRVTHVIIRRQDNRYDVGGGQQFDDLVSLIEHYRNYPMVETTGEVLRLIQPFNATRIQVRHFHTRVKQLQKENEGPIESMAYKQGFWEEFETLQMMENLQLFDRMEGSKPENIRKNRYKNIIPFDHTRVVLRDIPSDAPPGADYINANYIRCDSFDGNCDSQDSGNGTNENGSPQARSGSPNKCKDKLSPNHTSVVISEEKPRDGAKNQGNGTHKQLPPFEPSVLRSNPNYVNTTIPKSAVEAENGDMEHVYNKLYIATQGCLSTTIYQFWSMIWQEDVRIIIMTTKEIERGKVKCERYWPDLHKTEVINKKYTIFNESESSTQDYTLRRFLVTKKDEPNVKRTIYHFHFTAWPDHGVPSEPGRVLNILLDVNYRLQQIMTQPGGGAPSQAVVCVHCSAGIGRTGTFIVIDMILDQIRKEGFDCEIDIHRTVQMVRDQRSGMVQNEAQYKFIYMAVLEFIETEKQRVGLGPEPAHDSPRAPFL; from the coding sequence ATGATCACGAGAAGATGGTTTCATCCCTCATTGAATGGCGTGGACGCAGAGAAACTGCTGATGGAGAGCGGTCGCGACGGGTATTTCCTGGCGCGGCCCAGCATGAGCAACAAAGGAGACTTCACGCTGTCCGTGCGCCGCGGTAACGAGGTCACGCacatcaaaatacaaaataatggaGAATTCCTCGATCTCTACGGCGGCGAAAAATTTGCAACTCTCTCCGAACTCGTACAGTACTACAGGGACAACCACGGACATCTTCGAGAAAAAAACGGTAACATTATAAGGCTAGAAACACCCTTGAACTGCGCAGATCCGACTACAGAGCGGTGGTACCACGGTCAGCTGACGGCGAAGGAGGCCGAGAAGATGATGCTGGAGAACGGCAAGAACGGATCGTTCCTGGTGCGAGAGTCGCAGCGGCAGCCGGGGGACTTCGTGCTGTCGGTGCGCACGCGCGACCGCGTCACCCACGTGATCATCCGCCGCCAGGACAACCGGTACGACGTGGGCGGCGGCCAGCAGTTCGACGACCTCGTCAGCCTCATCGAGCACTACCGTAACTACCCCATGGTCGAGACCACCGGCGAAGTGCTCCGGTTGATTCAGCCTTTCAACGCCACTCGCATTCAAGTGCGACACTTCCACACTAGAGTCAAACAGcttcaaaaagaaaatgaagGACCAATCGAAAGCATGGCTTATAAACAAGGGTTTTGGGAGGAATTCGAAACTTTGCAAATGATGGAAAATTTGCAATTATTCGACAGAATGGAAGGATCGAAACcagaaaatataagaaaaaatcgatacaaaaatataataccgTTCGACCACACTCGCGTGGTGCTGCGAGATATCCCCAGCGACGCGCCGCCCGGTGCCGACTACATCAACGCGAACTACATCCGCTGCGACAGTTTCGACGGAAACTGCGACTCGCAGGACTCGGGCAACGGAACCAACGAGAACGGTTCCCCGCAAGCTCGAAGTGGCTCACCTAACAAATGTAAGGACAAACTGTCGCCGAATCATACGAGTGTGGTAATAAGCGAGGAAAAACCGAGAGATGGCGCGAAAAATCAGGGAAACGGCACCCACAAGCAGCTGCCGCCGTTCGAACCGAGCGTTCTCCGCTCGAATCCGAATTACGTTAATACGACAATTCCCAAATCCGCAGTGGAGGCTGAAAATGGCGACATGGAACACGTGTACAACAAGCTGTACATAGCTACACAGGGCTGCCTGTCGACTACGATATATCAGTTCTGGTCGATGATCTGGCAAGAGGATGTCCGCATCATCATAATGACGACGAAAGAAATAGAACGGGGCAAAGTTAAATGCGAGCGTTACTGGCCCGACTTGCACAAGACGgaggttataaataaaaaatatacgataTTTAACGAATCCGAATCTTCAACGCAAGATTACACTTTGCGACGTTTTTTAGTGACGAAGAAGGACGAGCCAAATGTGAAGAGAACGATCTATCACTTCCACTTCACAGCGTGGCCGGACCACGGCGTACCCTCAGAGCCGGGCCGCGTGCTCAACATTCTACTGGACGTGAACTACCGACTGCAGCAGATCATGACGCAACCCGGGGGCGGAGCGCCCAGCCAGGCCGTGGTGTGCGTCCACTGTTCTGCCGGCATCGGCCGCACCGGCACCTTCATCGTCATCGACATGATTCTCGACCAGATCCGCAAGGAGGGCTTCGACTGCGAGATCGACATCCACCGCACGGTGCAGATGGTGCGCGACCAACGCTCGGGCATGGTGCAGAACGAGGCGCAGTACAAGTTCATCTACATGGCGGTGCTGGAGTTTATCGAGACAGAGAAGCAGCGCGTGGGGTTGGGTCCCGAGCCCGCGCACGACTCCCCGCGTGCGCCCTTCTTATGA
- the LOC126382425 gene encoding protein yippee-like 5 — translation MGKIFLDHIGGTRLFSCAACDVNLTNRSELISTRFTGATGRAFLFHKVVNLVYSEVQDRVMLTGRHMVRDVSCKNCATKLGWVYEFATEENQRYKEGRVILERALVTESDGIEEIQVNNDD, via the exons ATGGGTAAAATATTCCTTGATCACATTGGTGGCACCCGTTTATTCTCATGTGCAGCATGTGATGTAAATCTCACTAATCGTTCGGAATTAATAAGCACAAGATTTACTGGTGCTACAG GTAGAGCCTTTCTGTTCCACAAAGTAGTAAACTTGGTGTATTCGGAGGTGCAGGACCGCGTGATGCTTACAGGCCGCCACATGGTCCGCGACGTCTCCTGCAAGAACTGTGCCACTAAACTCGGATGGGTGTATGAATTTGCTACAGAAGAAAATCAGCG GTATAAAGAAGGCCGTGTCATCTTGGAAAGAGCATTAGTGACAGAGAGTGATGGTATAGAAGAAATCCAAGTAAATAATGATGATTAA
- the LOC126382404 gene encoding MOB kinase activator-like 2 isoform X3: MGKARRKDREGEAAGDPKLYLQEALLERKLPELDMRQLVDLPRGLDYNEWLASHTLALFDHVNLLYGCVSEFCTPASCPDMAGPGGRTYAWYDERGKKCRLAAPQYVDYVMTYTQKTVNDETIFPTKYANEFPAGFEGVVRRVVRLLYHVVAHLYAAHFRSLALLRLHAHLHLTFAHLTALDARYALLDHKETDVLRDLEVALRLTEPAGAGLGAAGAAGLGAAGPGAAGGSADSSPRRREPVVTQPLATA, encoded by the exons ATGGG GAAGGCGCGGCGCAAGGACCGCGAGGGCGAGGCGGCCGGCGACCCGAAGCTGTACCTGCAGGAGGCGCTGCTGGAGCGGAAGCTGCCCGAGCTCGACATGCGCCAGCTCGTCGACCTGCCGCGCGGCCTCGACTACAACGAGTGGCTCGCCTCCCACA CCCTGGCGCTGTTCGACCACGTGAACCTGCTGTACGGCTGCGTGTCGGAGTTCTGCACGCCGGCGTCGTGCCCCGACATGGCGGGCCCCGGCGGCCGCACCTACGCCTGGTACGACGAGCGCGGCAAGAAGTGCCGCCTGGCCGCGCCGCAGTACGTCGACTACGTCATGACGTACACGCAGAAGACCGTCAACGACGAGACCATTTTCCCCACTAAATACG CGAACGAGTTCCCGGCGGGGTTCGAGGGCGTGGTGCGGCGCGTGGTGCGGCTGCTGTACCACGTGGTGGCCCACCTGTACGCGGCGCACTTCCGCAGCCTGGCGCTGCTGCGGCTGCATGCGCATCTGCACCTCACCTTCGCGCACCTCACGGCGCTGGACGCGCGCTACGCGCTGCTGGACCACAAGGAGACCGAC GTGCTGCGCGACCTGGAGGTGGCGCTGCGGCTGACGGAGCCGGCGGGAGCGGGGCTGGGGGCGGCGGGGGCCGCGGGGCTGGGGGCGGCGGGGCCGGGGGCCGCGGGTGGCAGCGCCGACTCGTCGCCACGCCGCCGCGAGCCCGTGGTGACGCAGCCGCTGGCCACCGCGTGA
- the LOC126382404 gene encoding MOB kinase activator-like 2 isoform X5 has protein sequence MGDAAGGRRWPAGLLRRSGVRASRVLRGHCGAAAPARLDIDDTVSCFCRKARRKDREGEAAGDPKLYLQEALLERKLPELDMRQLVDLPRGLDYNEWLASHTLALFDHVNLLYGCVSEFCTPASCPDMAGPGGRTYAWYDERGKKCRLAAPQYVDYVMTYTQKTVNDETIFPTKYANEFPAGFEGVVRRVVRLLYHVVAHLYAAHFRSLALLRLHAHLHLTFAHLTALDARYALLDHKETDVLRDLEVALRLTEPAGAGLGAAGAAGLGAAGPGAAGGSADSSPRRREPVVTQPLATA, from the exons ATGGGCGACGCGGCGGGCGGGCGGCGCTGGCCCGCGGGCCTCCTGCGGCGCAGCGGCGTGCGCGCCAGCCGCGTGCTGCGCGGCCACTGCGGCGCCGCGGCGCCCGCGCGGCTCGACATCGACGACACCGTCTCCTGTTTCTGCAG GAAGGCGCGGCGCAAGGACCGCGAGGGCGAGGCGGCCGGCGACCCGAAGCTGTACCTGCAGGAGGCGCTGCTGGAGCGGAAGCTGCCCGAGCTCGACATGCGCCAGCTCGTCGACCTGCCGCGCGGCCTCGACTACAACGAGTGGCTCGCCTCCCACA CCCTGGCGCTGTTCGACCACGTGAACCTGCTGTACGGCTGCGTGTCGGAGTTCTGCACGCCGGCGTCGTGCCCCGACATGGCGGGCCCCGGCGGCCGCACCTACGCCTGGTACGACGAGCGCGGCAAGAAGTGCCGCCTGGCCGCGCCGCAGTACGTCGACTACGTCATGACGTACACGCAGAAGACCGTCAACGACGAGACCATTTTCCCCACTAAATACG CGAACGAGTTCCCGGCGGGGTTCGAGGGCGTGGTGCGGCGCGTGGTGCGGCTGCTGTACCACGTGGTGGCCCACCTGTACGCGGCGCACTTCCGCAGCCTGGCGCTGCTGCGGCTGCATGCGCATCTGCACCTCACCTTCGCGCACCTCACGGCGCTGGACGCGCGCTACGCGCTGCTGGACCACAAGGAGACCGAC GTGCTGCGCGACCTGGAGGTGGCGCTGCGGCTGACGGAGCCGGCGGGAGCGGGGCTGGGGGCGGCGGGGGCCGCGGGGCTGGGGGCGGCGGGGCCGGGGGCCGCGGGTGGCAGCGCCGACTCGTCGCCACGCCGCCGCGAGCCCGTGGTGACGCAGCCGCTGGCCACCGCGTGA
- the LOC126382404 gene encoding MOB kinase activator-like 2 isoform X2, with translation MLDCLWKARRKDREGEAAGDPKLYLQEALLERKLPELDMRQLVDLPRGLDYNEWLASHTLALFDHVNLLYGCVSEFCTPASCPDMAGPGGRTYAWYDERGKKCRLAAPQYVDYVMTYTQKTVNDETIFPTKYANEFPAGFEGVVRRVVRLLYHVVAHLYAAHFRSLALLRLHAHLHLTFAHLTALDARYALLDHKETDVLRDLEVALRLTEPAGAGLGAAGAAGLGAAGPGAAGGSADSSPRRREPVVTQPLATA, from the exons ATGCTGGACTGTCTGTG GAAGGCGCGGCGCAAGGACCGCGAGGGCGAGGCGGCCGGCGACCCGAAGCTGTACCTGCAGGAGGCGCTGCTGGAGCGGAAGCTGCCCGAGCTCGACATGCGCCAGCTCGTCGACCTGCCGCGCGGCCTCGACTACAACGAGTGGCTCGCCTCCCACA CCCTGGCGCTGTTCGACCACGTGAACCTGCTGTACGGCTGCGTGTCGGAGTTCTGCACGCCGGCGTCGTGCCCCGACATGGCGGGCCCCGGCGGCCGCACCTACGCCTGGTACGACGAGCGCGGCAAGAAGTGCCGCCTGGCCGCGCCGCAGTACGTCGACTACGTCATGACGTACACGCAGAAGACCGTCAACGACGAGACCATTTTCCCCACTAAATACG CGAACGAGTTCCCGGCGGGGTTCGAGGGCGTGGTGCGGCGCGTGGTGCGGCTGCTGTACCACGTGGTGGCCCACCTGTACGCGGCGCACTTCCGCAGCCTGGCGCTGCTGCGGCTGCATGCGCATCTGCACCTCACCTTCGCGCACCTCACGGCGCTGGACGCGCGCTACGCGCTGCTGGACCACAAGGAGACCGAC GTGCTGCGCGACCTGGAGGTGGCGCTGCGGCTGACGGAGCCGGCGGGAGCGGGGCTGGGGGCGGCGGGGGCCGCGGGGCTGGGGGCGGCGGGGCCGGGGGCCGCGGGTGGCAGCGCCGACTCGTCGCCACGCCGCCGCGAGCCCGTGGTGACGCAGCCGCTGGCCACCGCGTGA
- the LOC126382404 gene encoding MOB kinase activator-like 2 isoform X4 encodes MLRSAGPPGVPLPPHARLSLFDSCHRKIRLIGGGPVAFLGGLVAKARRKDREGEAAGDPKLYLQEALLERKLPELDMRQLVDLPRGLDYNEWLASHTLALFDHVNLLYGCVSEFCTPASCPDMAGPGGRTYAWYDERGKKCRLAAPQYVDYVMTYTQKTVNDETIFPTKYANEFPAGFEGVVRRVVRLLYHVVAHLYAAHFRSLALLRLHAHLHLTFAHLTALDARYALLDHKETDVLRDLEVALRLTEPAGAGLGAAGAAGLGAAGPGAAGGSADSSPRRREPVVTQPLATA; translated from the exons ATGCTGCGCTCGGCCGGCCCGCCCGGCGTGCCTCTGCCGCCGCACGCTCGCCTCTCGCTCTTCGACTCCTGCCATCGCAAGATACGTCTCATCGGCGGCGGACCCGTCGCCTTCCTCGGAGGGCTCGTAGC GAAGGCGCGGCGCAAGGACCGCGAGGGCGAGGCGGCCGGCGACCCGAAGCTGTACCTGCAGGAGGCGCTGCTGGAGCGGAAGCTGCCCGAGCTCGACATGCGCCAGCTCGTCGACCTGCCGCGCGGCCTCGACTACAACGAGTGGCTCGCCTCCCACA CCCTGGCGCTGTTCGACCACGTGAACCTGCTGTACGGCTGCGTGTCGGAGTTCTGCACGCCGGCGTCGTGCCCCGACATGGCGGGCCCCGGCGGCCGCACCTACGCCTGGTACGACGAGCGCGGCAAGAAGTGCCGCCTGGCCGCGCCGCAGTACGTCGACTACGTCATGACGTACACGCAGAAGACCGTCAACGACGAGACCATTTTCCCCACTAAATACG CGAACGAGTTCCCGGCGGGGTTCGAGGGCGTGGTGCGGCGCGTGGTGCGGCTGCTGTACCACGTGGTGGCCCACCTGTACGCGGCGCACTTCCGCAGCCTGGCGCTGCTGCGGCTGCATGCGCATCTGCACCTCACCTTCGCGCACCTCACGGCGCTGGACGCGCGCTACGCGCTGCTGGACCACAAGGAGACCGAC GTGCTGCGCGACCTGGAGGTGGCGCTGCGGCTGACGGAGCCGGCGGGAGCGGGGCTGGGGGCGGCGGGGGCCGCGGGGCTGGGGGCGGCGGGGCCGGGGGCCGCGGGTGGCAGCGCCGACTCGTCGCCACGCCGCCGCGAGCCCGTGGTGACGCAGCCGCTGGCCACCGCGTGA
- the LOC126382404 gene encoding MOB kinase activator-like 2 isoform X1, with protein sequence MCHAVVLGVLLSLPSYLYSAVPFRKARRKDREGEAAGDPKLYLQEALLERKLPELDMRQLVDLPRGLDYNEWLASHTLALFDHVNLLYGCVSEFCTPASCPDMAGPGGRTYAWYDERGKKCRLAAPQYVDYVMTYTQKTVNDETIFPTKYANEFPAGFEGVVRRVVRLLYHVVAHLYAAHFRSLALLRLHAHLHLTFAHLTALDARYALLDHKETDVLRDLEVALRLTEPAGAGLGAAGAAGLGAAGPGAAGGSADSSPRRREPVVTQPLATA encoded by the exons ATGTGTCACGCCGTCGTGCTGGGCGTGCTGCTCTCGCTGCCCTCCTACCTCTACTCCGCCGTGCCCTTCAG GAAGGCGCGGCGCAAGGACCGCGAGGGCGAGGCGGCCGGCGACCCGAAGCTGTACCTGCAGGAGGCGCTGCTGGAGCGGAAGCTGCCCGAGCTCGACATGCGCCAGCTCGTCGACCTGCCGCGCGGCCTCGACTACAACGAGTGGCTCGCCTCCCACA CCCTGGCGCTGTTCGACCACGTGAACCTGCTGTACGGCTGCGTGTCGGAGTTCTGCACGCCGGCGTCGTGCCCCGACATGGCGGGCCCCGGCGGCCGCACCTACGCCTGGTACGACGAGCGCGGCAAGAAGTGCCGCCTGGCCGCGCCGCAGTACGTCGACTACGTCATGACGTACACGCAGAAGACCGTCAACGACGAGACCATTTTCCCCACTAAATACG CGAACGAGTTCCCGGCGGGGTTCGAGGGCGTGGTGCGGCGCGTGGTGCGGCTGCTGTACCACGTGGTGGCCCACCTGTACGCGGCGCACTTCCGCAGCCTGGCGCTGCTGCGGCTGCATGCGCATCTGCACCTCACCTTCGCGCACCTCACGGCGCTGGACGCGCGCTACGCGCTGCTGGACCACAAGGAGACCGAC GTGCTGCGCGACCTGGAGGTGGCGCTGCGGCTGACGGAGCCGGCGGGAGCGGGGCTGGGGGCGGCGGGGGCCGCGGGGCTGGGGGCGGCGGGGCCGGGGGCCGCGGGTGGCAGCGCCGACTCGTCGCCACGCCGCCGCGAGCCCGTGGTGACGCAGCCGCTGGCCACCGCGTGA